One Verrucomicrobiia bacterium DNA window includes the following coding sequences:
- a CDS encoding YfhO family protein — GQVGWFWVLVSVGVALIWFAMRGRLLAAGFNWGGLLVCGLLVVDLGRANLPWIVYWNYPDKYAANPVIDFLRTKPYEHRVAALPFRSPPQLSLLDQIYRIEWMQQHFPYYNIQSLDIVQMPREPVDLKAFESTLQFQGTEESLPMVTRRWELTNTRYLLGPAGFLDVLNSQLDPVKKRFRYALRFDITPKPGVLEPTQAQDFTAVANTNGVYAIFDFTGALPRVKLYADWQVVTNDQAALARLASPKFDPEQSVLVDTPLDAAGSTNGTAGHVDFVSYANKHIVLKADAKGPAVLLLNDHYDPGWTVRVDGRPVTMLRCNYLMRGVYLSGGEHTVDFSFRFPSMTLYVTAAALGLGIILVGVLITAERRRKVGPSGSQSASSAPKTSSAG, encoded by the coding sequence GGCCAGGTCGGCTGGTTCTGGGTGCTGGTGTCGGTCGGGGTGGCCTTGATTTGGTTCGCGATGCGCGGCCGCTTGCTGGCCGCCGGTTTCAACTGGGGCGGCCTCCTGGTGTGCGGGCTGCTGGTGGTCGATCTGGGCCGGGCCAACCTGCCGTGGATCGTGTATTGGAACTATCCCGACAAGTATGCGGCCAACCCGGTCATCGATTTTCTACGAACCAAGCCATACGAGCATCGGGTGGCGGCGTTGCCGTTTCGGTCCCCGCCGCAACTATCCCTGCTTGACCAGATTTACCGCATCGAATGGATGCAGCAACATTTTCCCTACTACAACATTCAAAGCCTCGATATCGTGCAGATGCCGCGTGAACCGGTGGATTTGAAGGCTTTTGAATCCACCTTGCAGTTCCAGGGAACGGAGGAGTCGTTGCCCATGGTGACGCGGCGGTGGGAGTTGACCAATACCCGTTATCTTCTGGGGCCGGCAGGGTTTTTGGATGTTTTAAACAGCCAGCTCGATCCGGTGAAAAAACGGTTCCGCTATGCGTTGCGCTTCGACATTACGCCCAAGCCGGGGGTGTTGGAGCCGACCCAGGCTCAGGACTTCACCGCTGTGGCGAACACCAATGGTGTTTATGCCATTTTCGATTTTACCGGGGCGCTTCCGCGCGTGAAGCTTTATGCGGACTGGCAGGTGGTAACCAACGATCAAGCGGCCCTCGCGCGGCTGGCCAGCCCGAAGTTTGATCCGGAGCAAAGCGTTTTGGTTGACACCCCGCTCGACGCGGCGGGTTCCACCAATGGGACTGCTGGGCACGTCGATTTCGTGTCCTACGCCAACAAACACATTGTGCTGAAGGCCGATGCCAAAGGGCCGGCGGTCTTGCTTTTAAATGATCACTATGATCCGGGCTGGACCGTAAGAGTGGATGGCAGGCCCGTCACGATGTTGCGCTGCAATTATCTGATGCGTGGGGTGTATCTGTCCGGCGGTGAGCACACCGTTGATTTCTCGTTCCGTTTTCCCTCCATGACGCTTTACGTCACCGCGGCCGCCTTGGGACTGGGCATCATTCTGGTCGGCGTCTTAATCACGGCTGAACGACGCCGGAAGGTGGGACCCTCCGGTTCCCAATCCGCTTCGTCCGCCCCAAAAACTTCAAGTGCGGGCTGA